A stretch of the Kroppenstedtia eburnea genome encodes the following:
- a CDS encoding GerAB/ArcD/ProY family transporter, with the protein MIERGRISSGQMALILFAGISTTGTLVSPNMTGWYAGRDLWLSVLWASLYGFVAVGLAFRLHRIYPGENIIQYSPRILGNLPGKALGLLFLVSYLVLVGITLREYAEFVKLIFLPQTPMTVIVGSMMLVSAFAVKGGVEVIVRVTQALLPGALLIFLVTLCLTFQSWDVQHLFPILEKGIGPSLKGGMVPGIWFSEFFMITFLLPLLADPSKGLRRGLIAVTSVMLLFLYVNLICLFVFGMEYLVMVYPLFEATRYISYAQFFEHLDAIMLMLWMTGIFVKLCLVHYVVVLGTSQWLNLSDYQPYSLPLAFLAAGLSLWVVPSSQELHRAISTIFPFSFPGTNVLIPLLLWMIAEWRNRGLQKGEMVR; encoded by the coding sequence CGGGGACGCTCGTTTCCCCCAATATGACGGGTTGGTATGCCGGACGGGACCTGTGGCTGTCTGTGTTGTGGGCCTCCCTGTACGGCTTTGTTGCAGTCGGATTGGCTTTCCGCCTTCATCGCATCTATCCGGGGGAAAACATTATCCAATACAGCCCGCGCATCCTGGGGAATCTTCCGGGAAAAGCATTGGGCCTCCTTTTCCTGGTTTCCTATCTGGTTTTGGTGGGAATCACCCTGCGGGAATACGCGGAATTTGTCAAATTGATTTTCCTCCCGCAAACCCCGATGACAGTGATTGTCGGGAGCATGATGCTGGTGTCCGCCTTTGCTGTGAAAGGCGGGGTGGAAGTGATTGTCCGTGTAACCCAGGCGCTGCTCCCGGGGGCTCTGTTGATTTTCTTGGTCACTTTGTGCTTGACGTTTCAATCCTGGGATGTGCAACATTTGTTTCCCATCCTGGAAAAGGGGATCGGTCCTTCCCTGAAAGGGGGGATGGTGCCCGGCATCTGGTTCAGTGAATTTTTTATGATCACATTTCTGCTTCCGCTGTTGGCCGACCCTTCCAAGGGATTGCGGCGGGGCCTGATCGCTGTCACCAGTGTGATGTTATTGTTTCTCTATGTGAATCTGATCTGTCTTTTTGTGTTCGGGATGGAATATCTGGTGATGGTTTACCCGCTTTTTGAGGCCACCCGCTATATCAGCTATGCCCAATTTTTTGAACATCTGGATGCGATCATGTTGATGCTGTGGATGACGGGGATCTTTGTCAAACTGTGTCTGGTTCATTACGTGGTGGTGCTGGGAACCTCCCAGTGGCTGAACCTGTCTGATTACCAGCCCTACTCACTCCCGCTGGCTTTTCTGGCGGCGGGACTCAGTCTGTGGGTGGTTCCTTCCTCCCAGGAACTGCACAGAGCCATCTCCACGATCTTCCCTTTCTCCTTCCCGGGAACAAACGTTCTGATCCCCCTGTTGTTATGGATGATCGCGGAATGGCGGAACCGGGGGTTGCAAAAGGGGGAGATGGTCCGATGA